One Solea senegalensis isolate Sse05_10M unplaced genomic scaffold, IFAPA_SoseM_1 scf7180000012925, whole genome shotgun sequence genomic region harbors:
- the LOC122760063 gene encoding zinc finger protein 750-like yields the protein METVQERKPKRPHYIPRPPGKPFKYQCFQCPFTCNEKSHLFNHMKYNLCKNSISLMSQKTGQTARQAKAVAKGVPIISKDCASPAQAGLNDSLEKQGADENKAESRENTEEIDVGCDSPVNKDSRNVTTPNPSTESEKRDSDEAKSLPRPSAFSPVTPNRDGTDAFKSSVQQSEDSQSPTPTFNHPSLQWGTISSSIPLKPLPPPMVPEYPTYLMPDRSPYPPYYFAGNPHTNEPNASSFQPEFLDPQRPLVPQPIAPPHTSLFPAYTYRYCHPLHPPTPLHYALYRPHELSMPITGPRYIPLELYDPNFRSKDYDVYLHSGPRHNSFNTSAQEQSKHGQSGDKATRQSPKEGCSALGSPDRPSHAHTIQRDTEALNYTSIGVTQTTPQLGHTASDLRQEESSESLPHLSNQHVDRRSSESRSYSSMSVSEPCPETMSEQDDKDSRVDLAPLNLSTRKQDKENSPSEHRLRYSDTLKGEMLPLNLSLRPSYSSPDDQLRPDNELEEEPCDQRQTAALALCQLAIAGSAVSSCDFSTAVVPSYDCTDARSPSSPDDTKHKVTGMKRANRGESENHCHKPNKQARAPRRVLRRRPR from the exons ATGGAGACTGTTCAGGAACGCAAGCCAAAAAGGCCACACTACATTCCACGACCACCGGGCAAGCCCTTCAAGTACCAGTGTTTCCAGTGTCCTTTCACCTGCAATGAAAAGTCCCATCTTTTCAACCACATGAAATACAACTTGTGTAAAAACTCAATCTCGCTGATGTCACAGAAAACTGGGCAAACAGCTCGACAGGCCAAAGCTGTGGCAAAGGGGGTCCCCATCATATCCAAGGATTGTGCAAGTCCAGCGCAGGCAGGTTTAAACGACAGCCTTGAGAAACAGGGAGCTGACGAGAACAAAGCggagagcagagaaaatacAGAAGAAATAGATGTGGGGTGTGACAGTCCGGTGAATAAGGACAGTCGGAATGTGACAACACCAAATCCATCTACAGAGAGTGAAAAAAGAGACAGTGATGAAGCCAAGTCTTTGCCACGCCCATCTGCCTTCTCCCCTGTTACACCCAACCGTGATGGAACAGACGCCTTCAAGTCATCTGTGCAGCAATCAGAGGATTCACAGTCCCCAACTCCAACTTTTAACCATCCAAGTTTACAATGGGGCACAATTTCATCATCCATCCCCTTAAAACCATTACCCCCTCCCATGGTTCCTGAATACCCAACTTATCTCATGCCAGACCGGTCCCCGTATCCACCCTACTACTTTGCAGGAAATCCCCACACAAACGAGCCAAATGCTTCTTCTTTCCAGCCAGAGTTTCTGGACCCCCAAAGGCCTTTGGTGCCACAACCAATTGCCCCACCTCACACTTCCCTCTTTCCAGCATACACATACAGATACTGCCACCCTCTTCACCCGCCCACCCCTCTACACTATGCCCTGTATAGACCACATGAGCTCTCCATGCCAATTACAGGACCCAGATATATTCCTCTGGAGTTGTATGACCCAAATTTTAGGTCCAAGGATTATGATGTATACCTGCATTCAGGGCCGAGACACAACAGCTTCAACACATCTGCACAAGAGCAGAGCAAGCATGGACAGAGTGGAGACAAAGCAACCAGACAAAGCCCTAAAGAGGGATGTTCAGCTTTGGGCTCCCCCGACAGGCCGAGCCATGCACACACCATCCAGAGAGATACAGAGGCACTGAACTATACCAGCATTGGTGTGACACAAACAACTCCCCAATTAGGACACACAGCTTCTGACTTAAGACAAGAGGAGTCTTCAGAGAGTTTGCCACATTTAAGTAATCAGCATGTGGACAGAAG GTCCTCAGAGAGCAGAAGTTATTCATCCATGTCCGTCTCAGAGCCATGTCCTGAAACCATGTCAGAACAAGATGATAAGGACAGCAGAGTAGATCTGGCTCCCCTAAATCTCTCAACAAGAAAACAGGATAAAGAAAATAGCCCATCTGAACACAGACTGAGGTATTCCGACACATTAAAGGGGGAGATGTTGCCTCTGAACCTCAGTCTTCGACCGTCTTACAGCAGCCCTGACGATCAGCTGAGGCCAGACAATGAGCTGGAGGAAGAGCCATGTGACCAGAGGCAGACTGCAGCACTGGCACTGTGTCAGCTAGCAATTGCAGGCTCTGCTGTCTCGTCGTGTGACTTCAGCACTGCAGTCGTGCCCTCATATGACTGCACAGATGCTCGAAGCCCGAGCTCTCCTGATGACACTAAGCATAAGGTAACTGGCATGAAAAGAGCAAACAGGGGTGAGTCTGAAAACCACTGCCATAAACCAAATAAGCAAGCAAGAGCTCCACGACGGGTT